The genomic region TTGTTATGTTTCCAAAACAGTGCTACAGTAACATGATGACATGATGGACACACAAGGGGTTTCCCTGGATACATCAGGATGGCTAAATGTACTCTGAAGGTGTTAGAATAATCACAACAAACATCAGCATGTTTCAAACAGTGCTTCTACCGGGTCTCCATCTAAAAAGGCAGTATTGGGATCCACAATGACACTTGAAGAACCACCAGTGGGGCAGAGGAATATAGAAGAGGGGTCTGGCCTCTTACCTGGTGGAATCTTTTCAGATGGAGAATAAGAATAGCAGGAACTGAAGAAATCAGCAGCTGTTTCCGAGCATTTGTGTAGACACCTTCCatcttcttttctgtatttatgaaTATCAAAATAATATGTAAAGTGAAGGCAGTCATATGgaatttttaaagtactttctAAACATCTGACAGAACAGACCTACACTGTGATGGTTTTGTACTTGTTAAATAGAAAACAAGGGAAATTTTGTGgagtaacaaaaatattttctcatttttctagTTATTTATAAACATAATCTGTGAAACCTGAGCATTATTTTAGCCAGTCTTGTGCAAATCAGATCAGAAGCTGGAAGCCTGTCCACTATCTAGGTCAGCTTGCACACTGAGATAATTCCATCTTCTGTTACTATAGCAGCCAACTTTCCTGttaaaacctaaaataaatGGATGATCCCTGCATAAAAACTGGAAGGCACAAGTCTCTTTATCTGTGTTAATGTCCTAATCACTAAGAGCTGACTTTTCCATTCTTCAGTTCTTTCTGCATGACTACATACTTTATACTTATTTAAGAGAAAGGTCTGAGGAGGGCTGTCTACTTCAGGAAGCTTCATAACCTGCTGGCTTCAGCATTCAGGATTGGGATATGTGGCCTCCAAATTCCCAATGGTGCAGAAGGCACGGAACACAGGGCACTTACCAAAAGTAGCACAGTGAAAGCTCCACAGAAAAGCTCCACAGTAAAAGAGAACATACCACTAGAATTTGGTTTTGCTGAAAAAATTCATTTACTGCTTTTACATATGTTCAAAAGAAAATAGTTCATTTGAAGTATAATGGAGCACTTAATGTTTGATTGGGTGACCTCTTATATCTTTtgttttagaaggaaaaaataaataatgagtAGTTGTGAattgattttgcttttccatggTGCCCATGGAACCAAAGTGTTATTTATATGGCACTTATAGTCCAATGATGATTAAAGGTACAactataaaatacaaataatttttctgaatttactCATGCATAAATTTTATCTCTCCAGGTATCTATAAATGCACAGCAAACAGGCAATTTTTAGTTATTATATGAACTCCCTTTATTTACAAATTATCAGAagagcttaatttttttattcttctgaaattctatatataaaaaaagCCCCAATCCTCCAGTCCTtctaaaatgttaatttttcattaGATTTAAGTTGCTTTTCTTATTCAGTGAACTCTAATGGTCTGCTTGGCTGTACAACCATTGAGGAAAACGTTGTCACAAGAAGGTGCTTCTTCTCACCTCCATTCTTAcaaattttgggaattttttttctgtcttcattacaactctctttttttgcctctttttcaTACATAATTACATTACTTTCCTGAGTATGTAAGCTACTGGGGCCAAATATTACAGCATATATTTCAAAGCTTTGAGGATTGTAAggaacagaaacagcagcaaagattAGTATCGAGCAATGCACACACTTGGTTTACAGTCATCTTTAAATTCTTTATCTTGGACAGAATAAAGATGCAAAATTAATTCTATGTTACATCTACCATTATATTCTAATATAAAAATTAGTCCTGTTGCCATTGCCTGATGAAGTTTTAAGTTGTTACAAGTTTTGTTTGGagagacattttctttttaactacAGCAGGGAGGCCCATGCTGGAGCAATGGAAGAGCAGCCAGCACACAGGCTTTGGGAGGCAATGCTGGAAATTGTTCAGAGGTATAAGCACTTTACCTGTGGAGTTGGTTTTCTTCTGAtacttctgtttcctttctgtgcaGCTCTCACATAAAAGCTTGTTGTTCCCCATTAAGAGCTCTACAGAGGTGAACTGGTAAAGGCAGGACTGAACAGAACACTCCTTTGAGCTAGTTATGTAGCTTTGGGAAAGTGTCTGGAAAGCATTTTGAGGGTTTTGGGATAGTGAGGATTTGCCTACTGAGAACATGGAATTATTTGATAAACCCAATGCTGGATCTCCACAACTTGATTTTTTATCTTCGTGTACAGGATCGCAGAAGCTAAGCTTGGATATGGAGCTGGAGATCATCTCTTCGTTGCTGTCACTTGGCTTGTGCGGCGGTTTAGGGTTTAAGGGGTTGATGTGCCCAGCAGACACGCTGCTGGGTGGGCTCAGAGCTGTTTGCTTGGAAGCACTTTCGCTTTCTGAGGCTTCACTGTCGGCATCAAAGCTGCTTTCGGAGCGGCTGGCTTCCTTCTCGCTGCCCTCCGTCTGGCTCCCATTGACAGCCGCCTCCGCACAGGGCTCTTTGGAGTACAGGACACCAGAGCtgccttcctgctccagctttttgcctttttcctgcATGATAACAGgacttctttctccttcctttgaGGAAGCTTTTCTGGCAAGCCGTCTCTCATGGTTCAATTGATTCTGTAAATTATGGCATTATTAATTCAGTAATAGAGGGGAGAAACAGGAAGCAGATTTGTAAGCAAACAAATCTTTTGCAACATGACAAATGCAAAGCAAATTATTGGGGAGTTATATTGCTCTATATTCTCCATCTCTCATGTTTAAGATAGCTGATTTCCTTAAGATGTTTTCAAACTAACTTAGGATTAGAAACCTACATCCCAGTCAGCTAAGTCAGCTTATACTTACTGTGAGATCAATATTTCCCACAATGAATTAATTTCACTTTGTGACAGCTGCAGATAGCACATTTGAAGTGGTATTCACTTAATCTAATTTAAGCTTCTAAAAGGTCCTCAAGTTTAAGTTACTCCTCTGACCTCCCATGAGAGGCCTTAGTTGATGAGCAGCTCCAGAAAAAATTCAACTTGCCTTACAGGCATTTGTCATAGAATTAACTAAGACATCCCTAGGAGGATGTTTGCTGATTTCAGTATCACCTgaagatgactttttttttcaatcaagATGGCAAGAAGTAGTAAAAGATTGCTTCCACAGAAAACTACTCCTATAGATTtagaaaaccaaacccacaaagCTGCTATAATTTTAGGTGATTTGCAAATGTTCATGACACTTTTCTTgccttcttttgttttgctacTTTCCAAAAGAAACTAGCAACTTTCCTTccccatattttttttcctttatttgaatTGGATCAAAATTCCAGTGGTACCAATGGGAATCCTTCCATTAATCTCAACGGTTTGAGTTTTAGGCCTTTTCTTCTACAACCATCAGTTTCTGCACTACTTCTTTCCATCCTTTCCTTTGTTTCTACCTCATGTCCTTTTTCTACTTCTGTCTCACTCTCTTCTCCTATCATTCTTACATATATTGTATTTAATATGTTGTATTTTatacattatattttttcttcacatgTGTTTAATGTGTTAGGACTTGATTCAGGCGGGTTTTTATGGTACTCAACAGAGCACAGACCCTTGCAACAGTCCCAAAAGCAACATGAATTGAAACTAgccagcagattttttttttcctaataaatgaAACCCTGTAACTGAAAGCTAAATGGTTACCAATGACTGTCATTTCTCATGCTTCTAATGATGacctaaatattttaaaacaagtctATGTCAGCTGTATGTAtactaaaaaaccccactgacaCGTATGAAAATTCCTCAGAAGTTCTCAGTCACCCTAGAAACTTGAGTTAACTCAGGATGACTGGTTAGTGTGCGTAGTTAAGTTCTTACCTTATCTTTTGTTAAAGTGTGTTTCTTGACAATTTTGGGTTGATTATTCAGAGTACTGATAGAAGAACAATTATACTGACCAAGATCTGCCTCCTGTACACTTTTACTTTTACCTGTTCTTCCCAAGGGCACAGGTTTTGCAACCTAAGAAATTAGACAGGAAATTAGGAAAGGCAACACGTCCATTTTGTATTCCTTTGCAACCTACAGAAAAGATGAATGCAggtggattttttcctttattttagaaaacagtGACCTACATAAAACCAATTAAATGGCCCCCTGAATTGTGATATAAGGCTActttctagttttttttttaatcatgaaCTCACTGTCAGCGTCTCTGAAGGTTCAAGTGAAAGCCACAAGGAATAGGAATGATATAAAACTTCTGTATTAATACAACACAAAATAATCTATTCTACTATTGTGTAAGCACATCCATAGCTGTACAAGATGTGACTTAATCAAAAGGGACACAGATCCCCCCTAAGTCAGTCCCTGGTGCAGCCTGTGACACCAGAGCTGCCACACCCCCTCCATCACGTTactggcagcagcacatggTCACCTGTGAAGGAAAGTGCTGGCTATGAAGTAATGCCCATCCTTAAGCAAGTGCAGCCCCTGCTAAACAGCCACAGCAATCACCCTCAAACAGAACCCACCAACTTCCCTTGTTGCACATGGGAGCCAGGAAGCACAAGGGCCCAGATATTCAAAATGCTCTTAAAGCTTTAACTCCCACAGACATCTGTGCTCAGTGCACCAACAAAGATGAAGAATTGGTTATGAAAAAACTGGTGTTtggagaaaaatacattttacacagaaataaatattacattaaTTACTCTCCCTTAAATGTAGATGAATATGTGCAGGATGGAGGAAGAACCACTCTCAACCCACACCCACTACTCTCAAATGAAAAGCCCAAATCCTGAAAAAATAGCTTCTGCCTTCAAAGGAACACAGTTCCTCTGCAGCTAATGGAGGTAATCCATAAAATGCTGAGATCtccagaataaataaattcaaatatcCATTTTTAAAGTGTCTCATCCTGTAGGTAAACATCAGCCCAAGGGACTCAGGTTCTCTAGATACAAACCCATAAGTTAGAATCTGACTCTCTGGAcctccaaaaacaaaaaaaggcttATAATAATTCTAGTTATATAAGTACATACTATTAAATTAAGCTAATCTCCTAATCTGAGATCTATATATTCTGTTGGTTACTATAGGCATTTGATGCAAGTTTGGACTAATTTAAAGATATATGTACTTATGACATTGTGTGcatatagatacagatatatatataaaaagaaaatcatataATGAATAGATGGATAACACTACATGTATTATGAACAAGGTTACAGTTTTAGGCTTCAATCAAAACTATATGTATACAGATAAGTATCTTCATAAGGCTATTAAAAACAATCCACTAGAAGCAATAGTTACTTATTACATATTCTGTTTCTTACCCTCTCCTCTATTATAGGAAGTGAAAGATCAATGAAAGGTTCTTTTACTGTTGAAATcttgaagaaaaagagaaaatgcactTAAACACAAAGAACAGTATATGGGTTTAGTACATAGCTCCCTTTATTTAATCAATTTATTATCAAAAACTATACAACAAGCTAATTACTTACAAGATGTATGAAACTACAATGAAGAACTTCCCactaacttttaaaaaaattattaagttagatctaattttctttctaacaCCACACAAAACTTCAGCATGTAGAGGTAAAGGGCAAGGCCATCAGTCTGGGCATGAACTGACTTGAAGCAGTGTGGTGCTCACTTTCTCTGAGCTCCAGATGGAGTTTCAAGTGGGCCTCTGTGGTACCCTTTTGCAGAAAGCTACCTTTTGGAGTTTCCTGATTCTGGACACTTCTGCACAGGTGTTTGAGCTGTTATGCAGCAAGGACTGGTTAATGACAGTTACTGACAGGTTCTAACCTCATGCTCTCGGTTAAGATTAAGTCAGTCTTATTGGTTACAGTCAAAAGCTTTGTTAGATTTTTTGACACCATATACTAATTGGTAAAATAAATCCAATTACAGGGGGAAAGggacttgaaaaaaaaccaacctctTTTTTTGTACTGAGGTTTCATTTTGCCATATATAAGCTGGAAACATCTTGCAAAGCATACCTAAACACAATCTCTTCCAGCACTTTCCATCTGCCTTTATCACTAAGTTCCTTAGGCTCTCTCCCTTGCTGTTCTCGAATTCCTTCCAAAACTGACTTATCTTACCTCTGAAAAGactgtgaaaaacaaaaccttaaaaaaggaagtaaaaatcATGTTGTACATTTAAGTCACAGCCATGCCATCAATTACTGTCACCATGTCCCTTCTCTTGTATTTGTGACCCCAACTTCCACCTGTGACACTTGGTATGGACTGCAAGCTTAATTTACCTGTTGTGCCAGGGACTCAGGAATGTTTAGGTTCCAGTAAAGCAATAAATGGGATCAAAAGCAGGCAGTCTGGTGCCTGCATGCCTGCCTGGTGAGCGATGTTCAAACAGGGGTTCCTCTAAAGTGTCGCTTTGCATGAACAAACACATATCAGAAATATCTTGCCAGTGcaggcaaaggaaaatgaatgcTAAACTCTTCCTCAAAGGGCTAGAGCTAGCATATTCTCAAGTCCTGTGCAGGCAGAATATAAGAAGCCAGCAAAAATACATGAGACATGCAAAATACATACAACCTCTATTTTTTATATGGTCAAAGTTCTTCATTGGTACAAGTAGCACATTGAAGAGTAATCTGCACATCACACACAGGGAAGTTtacctggcactgcaggactgTGCTTAATTTTTCAGATTGATTAATTTACTTAATCTCTATAATATGAAATAGAATGTTTTAAACCAAACACAAATGTAACattcaatttaaaaagtcatgcaattaagatttttctctgtcaaacttaaaaggaaattataagGATCATGGAAAGCATTTATGATGGAATGTCAGTAATATTAATTATGAAAGGAATATACTGTTCATTAGGGTTATTATGTTAATTATAAAAAAtgcttcaaagaaaaagaagtcattttaGCATTTTCCCACTCATTCTAATTCAAAGTAAGTAATTTCCAATTTTCAGGTGTATCCCtgaagagcaggcaggaggacttatgttttaaaataggtgtttcaaaaatatcaaataaCACTGGCGTGTAACAAATATGATTATAGAATTTGGAACCTCCAGCCTTAATTCAGACGTAAAATCAAGCCCAGTACTAGAATCCTTTTTGAATTCAAAGGATCCCTCTTCTTAGGTCTGGGAGGATAATGCTTTaaagaaggaataaataatttcaaatgagAAAGTTTCAATAAAGTCTTGTttttacaaacaaacaaacaagtaTAAAATTGGCAACACAATTTTATACTTTCAAGACAATGTAATCAAACCAGTATGTGATCTATTCCACATCAAACCAAATTCCAGAATACCTACATTTTCACATTCCTCACACATGACAGTGCTAGTCAATTCACCAACAAAGATCCTATCTATGAAGTTCATCTTCACACCCTCTCTTCCATATGCTgaaaaaacattgctttttttaaatgtgaaaaataacaCATCCAATGCCACACTATA from Molothrus ater isolate BHLD 08-10-18 breed brown headed cowbird chromosome 3, BPBGC_Mater_1.1, whole genome shotgun sequence harbors:
- the USP45 gene encoding ubiquitin carboxyl-terminal hydrolase 45 isoform X2 — encoded protein: MKKLEEKSKISTVKEPFIDLSLPIIEERVAKPVPLGRTGKSKSVQEADLGQYNCSSISTLNNQPKIVKKHTLTKDKNQLNHERRLARKASSKEGERSPVIMQEKGKKLEQEGSSGVLYSKEPCAEAAVNGSQTEGSEKEASRSESSFDADSEASESESASKQTALSPPSSVSAGHINPLNPKPPHKPSDSNEEMISSSISKLSFCDPVHEDKKSSCGDPALGLSNNSMFSVGKSSLSQNPQNAFQTLSQSYITSSKECSVQSCLYQFTSVELLMGNNKLLCESCTERKQKYQKKTNSTEKKMEGVYTNARKQLLISSVPAILILHLKRFHQAGLSLRKVNRHVDFPLILDLAPFCAASCKNVMDGARVLYSLYGIVEHSGSMRGGHYAAYVKVRTSSKKLLEHISTTKSVLGLKEAMGASGGQWVYVSDAHVQMVPESRVLNAQAYLLFYERLLL